One genomic region from Rhizomicrobium palustre encodes:
- a CDS encoding MgtC/SapB family protein codes for MAWQEVLLRLGVAALIGFAIGLDRELHHKSAGVRTIALVSLGAAMAVMVLPARDGAADSRVLQGLVTGIGFLGGGVILRHEDHVKGLTTAAAVWIAAVLGAGAGLAAWPVLTIGAVLTLGLLVLARIAEKWVAHRKETRLTEGQ; via the coding sequence ATGGCTTGGCAGGAAGTGTTGTTGCGGCTTGGTGTGGCGGCGCTGATCGGCTTTGCCATCGGGCTTGACCGGGAGCTGCATCATAAATCGGCGGGGGTGCGTACGATCGCGCTGGTGTCCCTTGGCGCCGCGATGGCGGTGATGGTGCTGCCCGCGCGCGACGGGGCAGCGGATTCGCGTGTGCTGCAAGGCCTCGTCACCGGGATTGGTTTTCTCGGCGGCGGGGTGATCCTGCGCCATGAGGATCACGTCAAAGGCCTGACCACCGCGGCGGCGGTATGGATCGCTGCTGTGTTGGGGGCGGGCGCGGGTCTCGCGGCTTGGCCGGTTTTGACCATTGGCGCGGTGTTGACCCTCGGCCTGTTGGTTCTGGCACGCATCGCGGAAAAATGGGTCGCGCACCGCAAGGAGACGCGTCTGACGGAAGGGCAGTAG
- a CDS encoding VOC family protein has translation MSDQTFPAAAKAMTFIVTSDREAAKTFYGDILGFKEIGEDDYAVVFDLNGIMLRVSTVKQHEAAEHTVLGWEVPDITSAVKTLTDKGVVFNRYPYFEQDELGIWTAPGSTNRVAWFKDPDGNVLSLAQF, from the coding sequence ATGAGCGACCAGACCTTCCCCGCCGCCGCCAAGGCGATGACCTTCATCGTCACCAGCGACCGTGAAGCCGCCAAAACCTTCTATGGCGATATCCTGGGCTTTAAAGAGATCGGCGAAGACGATTACGCCGTGGTCTTCGATCTCAACGGCATCATGCTGCGGGTCTCGACCGTGAAGCAGCACGAGGCAGCAGAACACACAGTACTTGGCTGGGAAGTGCCCGACATCACCAGCGCCGTGAAAACCCTCACGGACAAGGGCGTGGTCTTCAATCGCTATCCCTATTTCGAGCAGGATGAACTCGGCATCTGGACCGCGCCAGGCTCTACCAATCGCGTTGCCTGGTTCAAAGACCCTGATGGCAACGTCCTCAGCCTGGCGCAATTCTAG
- a CDS encoding DUF4403 family protein, whose protein sequence is MNMLRVGAVSAALLVLAGCGGVSETSAPPPALTPPPAQPLPPVSSVSATLSIPLSDLQRLVNEKVPQRFADIQNQKLKCVIGSCTTSLSASRTGPITFTNRNGALAISVPFAVSANIALPGLLSVVNAGVNTAGQLNAVTAVSLGPDWSIRPNTSGSVQFQNGRLKTGPLDTDFATLWNANAELLSRPLLSQIEAQMAPALAQQKTVAQIWAGVFTPIKLNTKPTTWLVLQPERIRVGTPRVQNDTLTMGLGVDVRARLAVSDARPNLVPTPLPPPALVNGPANRFAVSVPAVLPYDEAAKLALDALKKNPPRVGSHLLQINALKIMPSGQDVVIEAGFCIAEKWDPTDTFSGCGSGYLRGVPQFDTASQTIRIVNVHYDVLTQNWMLSVMRGLAGGDLAKAMEKALQFNVSGQIKGVQDSVRASLSRPQGEGVMISGAVQSFGPVTLTWSRDGFVAMMSAEGSVKADVKKM, encoded by the coding sequence ATGAATATGTTGCGTGTGGGCGCGGTAAGCGCAGCTCTTTTGGTTTTGGCCGGTTGCGGCGGTGTTTCCGAGACAAGTGCCCCGCCGCCTGCCTTGACCCCGCCGCCCGCGCAACCTTTGCCGCCGGTTTCGAGCGTCAGCGCGACGCTTTCCATTCCGCTTTCCGATTTGCAGCGCCTCGTCAATGAGAAGGTGCCGCAGCGCTTCGCCGATATTCAAAACCAGAAACTGAAATGCGTGATTGGCAGTTGCACGACGTCGCTCTCGGCCTCGCGCACCGGTCCCATCACTTTCACCAACCGCAATGGTGCCTTGGCGATCAGCGTGCCTTTCGCGGTCTCGGCCAATATCGCGCTGCCGGGGCTTTTGTCGGTGGTCAATGCTGGTGTGAATACGGCGGGCCAGCTGAATGCAGTGACGGCGGTCAGCCTTGGCCCCGACTGGTCTATCCGGCCTAACACCTCGGGCTCGGTGCAGTTCCAGAATGGGCGGCTGAAGACGGGTCCGCTCGACACCGATTTCGCAACTCTCTGGAATGCCAATGCGGAGCTTCTGTCGCGCCCGCTCTTAAGCCAGATCGAAGCGCAAATGGCGCCCGCACTGGCGCAGCAAAAGACAGTGGCGCAGATTTGGGCCGGTGTGTTCACGCCCATCAAGCTCAACACCAAGCCCACCACTTGGCTGGTATTGCAACCGGAACGTATTCGTGTCGGCACACCGCGCGTGCAGAACGATACCCTCACCATGGGATTAGGGGTTGATGTGCGGGCGCGGCTTGCTGTGTCCGATGCGCGGCCCAATCTTGTGCCCACGCCGCTGCCGCCGCCCGCGCTGGTGAATGGCCCCGCCAATCGCTTCGCGGTCAGCGTGCCCGCGGTACTGCCCTATGACGAAGCGGCCAAGCTGGCGCTCGATGCCTTGAAGAAGAACCCGCCGCGCGTCGGCAGCCATCTCTTGCAGATCAATGCGCTGAAAATCATGCCCTCCGGCCAGGATGTGGTGATCGAAGCGGGCTTTTGTATCGCTGAGAAATGGGACCCGACCGACACCTTTTCCGGCTGCGGCAGCGGGTATCTGCGCGGCGTGCCGCAATTTGATACCGCGAGCCAAACCATCCGCATCGTCAATGTCCATTACGACGTCTTGACCCAGAACTGGATGCTGTCGGTGATGCGTGGCCTCGCGGGCGGCGATCTCGCCAAGGCGATGGAAAAGGCGCTGCAATTCAACGTCTCGGGCCAAATCAAAGGCGTGCAGGATAGCGTGCGCGCCTCGCTTTCCCGTCCGCAAGGTGAGGGCGTCATGATCTCCGGCGCGGTGCAATCCTTCGGGCCGGTGACGCTGACCTGGAGCCGCGACGGCTTTGTCGCGATGATGTCTGCCGAGGGCAGCGTAAAAGCCGATGTGAAGAAGATGTAG
- a CDS encoding putative quinol monooxygenase, producing the protein MKTEISVVAALKAAPGMEAALEAVIRPCVEASRKEAGNISYVAHRDVNEPGRYVFVERWASREALAAHEQEPHFKALVAGVAGKVDGPLSVSILSALD; encoded by the coding sequence ATGAAAACTGAAATTTCCGTCGTTGCCGCGCTGAAGGCTGCCCCTGGCATGGAAGCCGCGCTTGAAGCGGTAATCCGCCCCTGCGTGGAAGCCTCGCGCAAGGAAGCTGGCAATATCTCTTATGTTGCGCATCGCGATGTGAATGAACCGGGCCGATATGTGTTTGTCGAGCGCTGGGCCAGCCGCGAAGCCTTGGCCGCGCATGAGCAAGAGCCGCATTTCAAAGCACTGGTCGCTGGCGTGGCAGGCAAGGTCGATGGCCCGCTTTCGGTCAGCATTTTGTCGGCGTTGGATTAA
- a CDS encoding acyltransferase family protein: MRSSSHRHDIDALRAIAVLLVIAYHFGLSQLSGGFVGVDIFFVISGFLIGGILDRELAEGRFSLTRFYERRVRRIFPALFAVLGASAVAASLWLFPADFQRFAESVGAAALFWSNIFFNATAGYWDVAASSKPLLHTWSLAVEEQFYLVFPLVLFAIRKWSLSRRAAVLGVLGVASFVASVWAVKADPTGAFYLAPYRFWEFLIGAGLAIAPDVFARLKGWSDAAALAGLVMIVVAALTLTPGANFPGLGAVLPCLGAALLIAAGPENSVSRALSWRPIAFIGLISYSLYLWHWPIWVFANHLLARAPTPLETAGLVALTLAASVLSWRFIEQPFRAKDAVSRKPLFAMAAAAMALLCIFAGVGITTNGLPGRFDSKIVAIAAQQAPRDAVRDHCFGIKPEDVSVHRLCGIGEERQPASFVLWGDSHAEAIEPAIADIAKRHNRRGLFAGSPSCVPLVGVDRYDVPACRAFNDRVLAMILRHKEITTVILMARWGKAAQGTAYGNEGNGFVAIGDDEAHAQAPAENAPIFARGLKRTVDALRAGGKQVLLVGPVPEIGWTVPQVLARLAQEHREHVVVSPPAKKFYEREAEVLPLFHAMAEQQGVSAVFPHDYLCKSGRCAVRKEGIPLYKDEHHLSDYGAKKLEPLLDKAIDPLFKLS; this comes from the coding sequence ATGCGGTCTTCCTCTCACCGTCACGACATCGATGCGTTGCGCGCCATCGCGGTGCTGCTGGTCATCGCCTACCATTTCGGGCTGTCGCAGCTTTCCGGTGGCTTTGTTGGCGTCGACATCTTCTTTGTCATTTCGGGTTTTTTGATCGGCGGCATCCTTGATCGCGAATTGGCCGAAGGCCGTTTCAGCCTGACGCGCTTTTATGAGCGGCGGGTGCGGCGCATTTTTCCGGCGCTGTTCGCGGTGTTGGGCGCGAGTGCGGTGGCCGCGAGCCTCTGGCTGTTTCCAGCCGATTTTCAGCGCTTCGCCGAAAGCGTGGGCGCGGCGGCGCTGTTCTGGTCGAACATCTTCTTCAACGCCACCGCAGGCTATTGGGATGTGGCAGCAAGTTCCAAACCTTTGCTGCACACTTGGTCGCTGGCGGTGGAAGAGCAGTTCTACCTCGTCTTCCCGCTGGTGTTGTTCGCGATCCGCAAGTGGAGCCTTTCGCGGCGGGCTGCGGTTCTGGGCGTGTTGGGCGTAGCGTCTTTCGTTGCCAGTGTTTGGGCGGTGAAGGCCGATCCGACCGGGGCCTTCTATCTCGCGCCCTATCGCTTCTGGGAGTTTCTGATCGGGGCGGGGCTCGCGATTGCACCGGACGTGTTTGCGCGCCTTAAGGGCTGGAGCGACGCCGCGGCGTTGGCCGGTCTCGTGATGATCGTTGTGGCCGCGCTCACCTTGACGCCGGGTGCGAATTTTCCGGGGCTTGGCGCGGTGCTGCCTTGTCTTGGTGCGGCGCTGCTGATCGCGGCGGGGCCGGAGAATAGCGTCTCGCGCGCGCTGTCCTGGCGGCCCATCGCCTTTATCGGGCTGATTTCCTATTCGCTCTATCTTTGGCATTGGCCGATCTGGGTTTTTGCCAATCACCTTCTGGCACGCGCGCCGACGCCGCTCGAAACCGCCGGCCTGGTGGCGCTGACCCTCGCTGCCTCGGTGCTGTCCTGGCGCTTCATCGAACAGCCTTTCCGCGCCAAGGATGCTGTCTCCCGCAAGCCGCTTTTCGCCATGGCCGCCGCCGCGATGGCGCTGTTGTGTATTTTCGCGGGCGTGGGCATCACCACCAACGGATTGCCGGGGCGTTTCGATAGCAAGATCGTCGCCATCGCTGCGCAGCAGGCCCCGCGCGACGCGGTGCGGGATCACTGTTTCGGCATCAAGCCTGAGGATGTCTCGGTGCATCGCCTCTGCGGCATCGGTGAAGAGCGCCAGCCCGCGAGCTTCGTTCTCTGGGGTGATAGCCATGCCGAGGCGATTGAGCCCGCCATCGCCGATATCGCCAAGCGGCATAATCGCCGCGGGCTGTTCGCGGGCTCGCCCTCTTGCGTGCCGCTGGTGGGGGTGGATCGCTATGACGTGCCCGCCTGCCGCGCTTTCAATGATCGCGTGCTGGCGATGATCTTGCGGCATAAGGAAATCACTACCGTCATTTTGATGGCGCGCTGGGGCAAGGCCGCGCAAGGCACCGCTTATGGCAATGAAGGCAACGGTTTTGTCGCCATCGGCGATGACGAGGCCCACGCCCAGGCACCTGCCGAGAATGCGCCGATTTTTGCCCGCGGGCTGAAGCGCACGGTGGACGCCTTGCGCGCCGGCGGCAAGCAGGTGCTGCTGGTTGGGCCTGTGCCGGAAATCGGCTGGACGGTGCCGCAAGTCCTGGCTCGGCTCGCCCAAGAACATCGCGAGCATGTGGTCGTCTCTCCGCCTGCGAAGAAATTCTATGAGCGCGAGGCCGAAGTGCTGCCGCTCTTCCACGCTATGGCGGAACAGCAAGGGGTTTCTGCGGTGTTTCCCCATGATTATCTTTGCAAGAGCGGACGTTGCGCTGTGCGCAAGGAAGGCATTCCGCTCTATAAGGATGAGCATCACTTGAGCGATTACGGCGCCAAGAAGCTTGAGCCCTTGCTCGACAAGGCCATCGATCCCTTGTTCAAGCTTTCCTAG
- the uvrA gene encoding excinuclease ABC subunit UvrA has protein sequence MQKNIVIRGAREHNLKNVDVEIPRDKLTVMTGLSGSGKSSLAFDTIYAEGQRRYVESLSAYARQFLELMQKPDVDHIEGLSPAISIEQKTTSKNPRSTVGTVTEIYDYLRLLFARVGVPYSPATGLPIESQTVSQMADRILALPAGTRLYLNAPIVRGRKGEYRKEFAELQKKGFQRVKVDGKYVDITNVPALDKKLKHDIEVVVDRVAVKPDMGNRLPDSIETALGLSDGLLVVEFADEKEKDGKPKQMLLSSKFACPVSGFTIPEIEPRLFSFNNPHGACPACDGLGTQLYFDPALVVPDESLTLKNGALAPWHKSSSPYYLQTLEALAKHYKFSLNLAWEDLPKKVKDVLLYGSGEDEIKFIYDDGMRRYETKKTFEGVIPNMERRFKETDSAWIREELERFQDASPCEVCKGYRLKPEALAVKIGGLHVGEVCEKSIKLADQWFRDIDKTLNKQQKEIAARILKEIRDRLKFLVNVGLEYLSLSRSSGTLSGGESQRIRLASQIGSGLTGVLYVLDEPSIGLHQRDNVKLLEALQGLRDLGNTVVVVEHDEEAIRTADHVIDMGPGAGVHGGEIIAEGTPEEIMANPRSLTGKYLVGLEQIAVPKKRRPAYQDRWLKIVGAKGNNLKNVTAEIPLGTLTCITGASGGGKSTLTIETLFKAASRKLSQGREHPAPHDRIEGLEFLDKVIDIDQSPIGRTPRSNPATYTGAFTPIRDWFAELPEAKARGYAPGRFSFNVKGGRCEACQGDGVIKIEMHFLPDVYVQCDVCKGKRYNRETLDVKFRDYSIADVLDMTVEAGAELFRAVPAIREKLDTLARVGLGYVKIGQQATTLSGGEAQRVKLSKELSRRATGRTLYILDEPTTGLHFHDVKKLLEVLQELVDNGNTVVVIEHNLEVVKTADWIVDLGPEGGDGGGEIVAQGTPEEVVKVARSYTGQYLKPLLKGVAPGKIAASGKKK, from the coding sequence ATGCAAAAGAACATCGTTATTCGCGGCGCGCGGGAACACAACCTCAAGAATGTGGATGTGGAGATTCCGCGCGATAAGCTGACCGTCATGACCGGCCTGTCGGGCTCGGGCAAATCCTCCCTCGCCTTCGACACCATCTATGCCGAAGGCCAGCGCCGCTATGTAGAATCGCTTTCCGCCTATGCCCGCCAGTTCCTTGAGCTGATGCAGAAACCCGATGTGGATCACATCGAGGGTCTTTCGCCTGCCATCTCGATTGAACAAAAGACCACCTCGAAGAACCCGCGCTCGACGGTCGGCACCGTCACCGAGATTTACGACTATCTACGCCTGCTCTTTGCCCGCGTCGGCGTGCCTTATTCGCCCGCCACCGGCCTTCCCATCGAAAGCCAGACCGTCTCCCAAATGGCGGACCGCATTCTAGCCCTGCCCGCGGGCACACGCCTCTATCTCAACGCCCCGATCGTGCGCGGCCGCAAGGGTGAATACCGCAAGGAATTTGCCGAGCTGCAGAAGAAGGGCTTTCAGCGCGTCAAAGTGGACGGCAAATATGTCGATATCACCAATGTGCCCGCCCTCGACAAGAAGCTGAAACACGACATCGAAGTGGTGGTGGACCGCGTCGCGGTGAAGCCCGATATGGGCAATCGCCTGCCGGACTCCATTGAAACCGCGCTGGGACTTTCCGACGGCCTGCTCGTGGTGGAATTCGCCGATGAAAAGGAGAAGGACGGCAAGCCCAAGCAGATGCTGCTGTCTTCGAAATTCGCTTGCCCGGTTTCAGGCTTCACGATTCCCGAAATCGAGCCCAGGCTTTTCTCCTTCAACAATCCCCATGGCGCTTGCCCGGCCTGCGATGGCCTCGGCACCCAGCTTTATTTCGATCCCGCCTTGGTCGTGCCCGATGAAAGCCTGACGCTGAAGAACGGCGCGCTGGCGCCCTGGCACAAATCCTCATCGCCCTATTATCTGCAGACCCTGGAAGCGCTCGCCAAGCACTACAAATTCTCGCTGAACCTGGCCTGGGAAGACCTGCCCAAGAAGGTGAAGGACGTGCTCCTTTATGGCTCGGGCGAGGACGAGATCAAATTCATCTATGACGACGGCATGCGCCGCTACGAGACCAAGAAAACCTTCGAAGGCGTCATCCCGAATATGGAGCGCCGCTTCAAGGAAACCGATAGCGCCTGGATTCGCGAGGAGCTCGAACGCTTTCAGGATGCGAGCCCCTGCGAGGTCTGCAAAGGCTATCGCTTGAAGCCGGAAGCCCTCGCGGTGAAGATCGGCGGGCTGCATGTCGGCGAAGTCTGCGAAAAATCGATCAAGCTGGCCGATCAATGGTTCCGCGACATCGACAAGACACTCAACAAACAGCAGAAGGAAATCGCTGCCCGCATCCTCAAGGAAATCCGCGACCGGCTGAAATTTCTGGTCAATGTCGGCCTCGAATATCTCTCGCTGTCGCGTTCCTCGGGCACCTTGTCCGGCGGCGAAAGCCAGCGCATCCGGCTTGCTTCCCAGATCGGTTCGGGCCTCACCGGCGTCTTGTATGTGTTGGATGAGCCCTCCATCGGCTTGCATCAGCGCGACAATGTCAAGCTCCTGGAAGCCCTGCAAGGCTTGCGCGATCTCGGCAATACGGTCGTGGTGGTGGAACATGATGAGGAAGCCATCCGCACCGCCGATCATGTCATCGATATGGGGCCTGGCGCCGGTGTGCATGGCGGCGAGATCATTGCCGAAGGCACGCCCGAAGAGATCATGGCCAATCCGCGCTCGCTGACCGGCAAATATCTGGTCGGCCTCGAACAGATTGCTGTGCCGAAGAAACGCCGCCCGGCCTACCAGGATCGCTGGCTGAAAATCGTCGGTGCCAAGGGCAACAACCTGAAAAACGTCACCGCCGAAATCCCGCTCGGTACGCTCACCTGCATCACGGGCGCCTCGGGCGGCGGCAAATCCACCCTCACCATCGAGACGCTGTTCAAAGCGGCTTCGCGCAAGCTCTCCCAAGGCCGCGAGCATCCCGCCCCGCATGACCGCATCGAGGGGCTCGAATTCCTCGACAAGGTGATCGATATCGACCAATCGCCCATCGGGCGCACGCCGCGGTCGAATCCCGCGACCTATACCGGCGCCTTCACCCCGATCCGCGATTGGTTTGCCGAGCTGCCGGAAGCCAAGGCGCGCGGTTATGCGCCGGGGCGCTTCTCCTTCAATGTGAAGGGCGGGCGCTGCGAGGCTTGCCAGGGCGATGGCGTCATCAAGATCGAGATGCACTTTTTGCCCGACGTTTACGTGCAATGCGATGTCTGCAAAGGCAAACGCTACAATCGCGAAACCCTGGACGTGAAATTCCGCGATTACTCGATTGCCGATGTCCTCGATATGACGGTGGAAGCCGGCGCCGAGCTGTTCCGCGCCGTCCCCGCCATTCGCGAAAAGCTCGATACCCTGGCGCGCGTCGGCCTCGGCTATGTCAAAATCGGCCAGCAGGCGACGACGCTTTCCGGCGGCGAGGCCCAGCGCGTGAAGCTTTCCAAGGAGCTCTCACGTCGCGCCACCGGCCGCACCCTCTACATCCTCGACGAACCCACCACCGGCCTGCACTTTCATGACGTGAAGAAGTTGCTCGAGGTGCTGCAGGAGCTGGTCGACAATGGCAATACCGTGGTGGTGATCGAGCATAATCTCGAAGTCGTCAAAACGGCCGACTGGATCGTGGACCTCGGTCCCGAAGGCGGCGATGGCGGCGGCGAAATCGTCGCCCAAGGCACGCCCGAAGAGGTGGTGAAGGTCGCCCGCAGCTATACCGGTCAATACTTAAAACCGCTGCTCAAAGGCGTAGCCCCCGGCAAGATCGCTGCGAGCGGAAAGAAGAAATAG
- a CDS encoding TRAFAC clade GTPase domain-containing protein: METVHSFLKASLEALSNNSNFLAALAIAVLIAQSLSLLTARLRLRSQIPISHKIAVIGFPGAGKTTLITALFELIQRGQHLPPVKLHGYNTIKRVNQYIAKLTSGDNVGPTTEQDTFIYRFSYSKSFFWGATTYDVELADFPGQYTDKIAKEDGNEEAQREHGFELDEALFDREFFSWIASAREYLFVIDLAEIYSNQDVIRRIADTTARMRTSWHVIEDAVSERGVSDPRRRNVHIIFTKLDALLAVPMTQVDFSKLCTTDYGEDTEEFKKIENAKIAIGTVGHCGVDVWKLPFGDLPDLAPLQKENEENFRDLIQFFQTRTKFDGCIYSSVKLRGVDGERMGTSAILSAVLP, encoded by the coding sequence ATGGAAACCGTGCATTCATTTTTAAAGGCCTCACTTGAAGCGCTTTCTAATAACAGCAACTTCTTAGCTGCGCTCGCGATTGCAGTGCTGATTGCACAGTCTCTGTCGTTATTAACTGCACGTCTCCGGCTTAGAAGCCAGATACCTATATCTCATAAAATCGCAGTCATAGGCTTCCCGGGAGCGGGAAAAACCACATTGATTACTGCACTCTTCGAATTAATTCAGCGCGGACAGCACCTACCTCCGGTCAAGCTGCACGGCTACAATACGATCAAGCGAGTCAATCAATACATTGCTAAATTAACTTCCGGCGATAACGTCGGCCCAACGACCGAACAAGATACTTTTATATATCGCTTTTCCTATTCGAAATCATTTTTTTGGGGTGCCACTACTTATGATGTAGAGCTCGCAGATTTTCCTGGGCAGTACACTGACAAGATCGCAAAGGAAGATGGGAACGAAGAAGCCCAGCGGGAACATGGTTTCGAACTAGACGAAGCATTATTCGATAGAGAATTTTTCTCTTGGATCGCGTCTGCTCGTGAGTACTTGTTCGTCATCGATCTCGCTGAGATATATTCTAATCAAGATGTGATACGCAGAATTGCCGATACAACGGCAAGAATGCGGACATCCTGGCACGTAATAGAAGACGCAGTGAGCGAGCGCGGTGTATCGGATCCGCGGAGAAGGAATGTCCATATAATCTTTACAAAGCTAGACGCCTTACTGGCAGTTCCGATGACACAAGTTGATTTCTCAAAGCTCTGTACCACGGACTACGGTGAAGATACGGAAGAATTCAAAAAGATTGAGAATGCTAAAATTGCGATTGGAACAGTAGGTCATTGCGGGGTCGACGTCTGGAAACTGCCGTTCGGCGACCTACCCGATCTTGCCCCTCTTCAGAAAGAGAACGAAGAAAATTTCCGAGATCTGATTCAGTTCTTCCAAACCCGTACAAAATTCGACGGTTGCATTTACTCGAGCGTCAAGTTGCGGGGCGTGGATGGAGAAAGAATGGGAACCTCTGCAATACTTAGTGCAGTCTTACCTTGA
- a CDS encoding NUDIX domain-containing protein produces MTKKTKIEKTRLLVDDFFKLEEAYVAFEKKDGEMSKTVRRLDLKRDDAVCALIVNQHKGTVVLVRQFRYAALSRGQAWPLELVAGLIDDGEPAEDAIRREILEEAGYKVGPLQRLFTFYPSPGITSERGILFYGETDGAEPVEAGGGLAEENEDIEIVELPFAEAFAMVESGEIYDGKTLIGLLWLKNKLA; encoded by the coding sequence ATGACCAAGAAAACGAAAATCGAAAAGACCCGCCTGTTGGTGGATGATTTCTTTAAGCTGGAAGAAGCCTATGTCGCCTTCGAAAAGAAGGATGGCGAGATGAGCAAGACGGTGCGCCGTCTCGATCTGAAGCGCGACGATGCGGTCTGTGCTCTGATCGTCAACCAGCATAAGGGCACGGTGGTGCTGGTGCGCCAGTTCCGCTATGCCGCGCTCTCGCGGGGCCAAGCCTGGCCCTTGGAATTGGTGGCGGGGCTGATCGATGACGGCGAGCCCGCCGAAGACGCCATCCGCCGCGAAATCCTGGAAGAGGCGGGATATAAGGTAGGTCCGCTGCAACGGCTTTTTACTTTTTATCCCTCGCCGGGGATTACCTCGGAACGCGGTATCCTCTTTTATGGCGAAACCGATGGCGCCGAGCCGGTGGAAGCAGGCGGCGGCCTTGCCGAAGAGAACGAGGATATCGAGATCGTCGAACTTCCTTTCGCAGAGGCTTTCGCGATGGTCGAGAGCGGCGAAATCTACGACGGCAAGACCTTGATCGGTCTGCTCTGGCTGAAAAATAAGCTCGCTTAA
- a CDS encoding pectinesterase family protein, translated as MMRRRAFLAAMTSAALFSPVRAASSRFDAVVRKTPGKGEFASITAALAAAPGDKPFRILVTAGEWRERVNVEKPFVELIGEGRDKTVIVSNASAGDKGENGKPIGTFGTPTIYVKAPDFTARHLTISNDFDYAGHLPKPVPDDKTGASGSQAVALAIQDKADRVYLEDVRLTGNQDTLFVNTGRSVFRGCRIEGNVDFIFGAGRAVFDACEIVSLLRPNQDFNGFVVAPDTNVYQPYGFVLVNCKLMKQAGVAAHTVALGRAWRRTGTFPDGKYGDPEAVGATVYINCWMDDHIVPEGWYPMGYSKKDGTRTELMPEEARLFEFGSTGPGARPASPRRRILSAEQAKAYDAKLVLDGWMPQ; from the coding sequence ATGATGAGACGCCGCGCTTTCCTTGCTGCCATGACAAGCGCGGCGCTTTTTTCGCCGGTCCGCGCGGCGTCTTCCCGTTTTGATGCGGTGGTGCGCAAAACGCCTGGCAAAGGCGAATTCGCAAGCATCACCGCGGCGCTTGCCGCGGCGCCGGGCGATAAGCCGTTTCGCATACTGGTCACCGCAGGCGAATGGCGCGAGCGCGTCAACGTGGAAAAGCCTTTCGTTGAGTTAATTGGCGAAGGCCGCGACAAGACGGTGATCGTCTCCAATGCGTCGGCGGGCGATAAGGGCGAGAATGGCAAGCCTATCGGCACTTTCGGCACGCCGACCATTTATGTGAAGGCGCCCGATTTCACCGCGCGCCATCTCACCATCTCCAATGATTTCGACTATGCCGGCCATCTGCCCAAGCCCGTGCCGGACGACAAAACTGGTGCCTCCGGCTCGCAAGCCGTGGCACTCGCGATTCAGGACAAGGCGGACCGCGTCTATCTCGAAGATGTGCGGCTTACCGGCAATCAGGATACGCTCTTCGTCAATACGGGGCGCAGTGTGTTCCGTGGCTGCCGCATCGAAGGCAATGTCGATTTCATCTTCGGCGCCGGGCGCGCGGTGTTCGACGCCTGCGAAATCGTTTCGCTACTGCGCCCAAACCAGGACTTCAACGGCTTTGTCGTGGCGCCAGACACCAATGTCTATCAGCCTTATGGCTTCGTGCTGGTGAACTGCAAGCTGATGAAGCAGGCGGGCGTGGCTGCGCATACGGTCGCGCTCGGTCGCGCCTGGCGGCGCACGGGCACCTTCCCCGATGGCAAATATGGCGATCCGGAAGCGGTGGGCGCCACGGTCTATATCAATTGCTGGATGGATGATCACATCGTGCCCGAAGGCTGGTATCCGATGGGCTACAGCAAGAAAGACGGCACCCGCACGGAACTGATGCCGGAAGAGGCGCGGCTTTTCGAATTCGGCTCGACCGGGCCCGGGGCGAGACCTGCTTCGCCGCGCCGCCGCATCTTGTCGGCAGAGCAAGCCAAAGCCTACGATGCGAAGCTGGTGCTCGACGGGTGGATGCCGCAATGA
- a CDS encoding LamG domain-containing protein translates to MEKTIWTLDSLEKIGGHAVSQEGSPKLIDTPAGKAVAFDGVEDIVYVADHPLAGAETWTIEAVFRPDGGAFEQRWLHLAEADPVNGDAQTPRTLFELRVVEGGWYSDAFTTGPGYNKALIVPENVFPLGRWYTVQQSFDGKIYRSYVDGVLQAEAEIAYVPQAAGRTAIGMRINKATPFKGAVHSLYFTRRALTPAEFQRLPEGL, encoded by the coding sequence GTGGAAAAGACGATTTGGACTTTGGATTCCCTCGAGAAGATCGGGGGACATGCGGTGAGCCAGGAAGGCTCGCCCAAGCTGATCGATACGCCTGCTGGCAAAGCCGTGGCTTTTGATGGCGTTGAGGACATTGTCTATGTCGCAGATCATCCGCTCGCAGGCGCCGAAACCTGGACCATTGAAGCCGTTTTTCGCCCCGATGGCGGCGCTTTCGAGCAGCGCTGGCTGCATTTGGCCGAGGCCGATCCGGTGAACGGCGACGCGCAAACGCCCCGCACCCTCTTTGAACTGCGGGTCGTGGAAGGTGGCTGGTATTCCGATGCTTTCACCACCGGGCCGGGCTACAACAAGGCGCTGATCGTGCCGGAAAATGTCTTTCCGCTCGGCCGCTGGTATACGGTGCAGCAGAGCTTTGATGGCAAGATCTACCGCTCCTATGTTGATGGCGTACTGCAAGCCGAAGCCGAGATCGCCTATGTGCCGCAAGCCGCCGGGCGCACCGCGATTGGCATGCGCATCAATAAAGCCACCCCGTTCAAGGGCGCCGTGCATTCGCTCTATTTCACCCGGCGTGCTTTGACACCGGCTGAGTTTCAGCGTCTTCCTGAAGGGCTTTAA